The following coding sequences are from one Rutidosis leptorrhynchoides isolate AG116_Rl617_1_P2 chromosome 11, CSIRO_AGI_Rlap_v1, whole genome shotgun sequence window:
- the LOC139876954 gene encoding glutelin type-D 1-like gives MELDLSPKLAQKSYGGAGGSYHAWCPNDLPMLKQGNIGAGKLFLEKNGLALPRYSDSAKVAYVLQGSGVAGIVLPEKEEKVLAIKTGDAIALPFGVVTWWYNKEDTELQILFLGDTKTAHKPGSFTDFFLTGSNGIFTGFSTEFVCRAWDIDESTAKSLVSNQKDNGIIKLDSGVKMPEPNKDHRNGMVLNCLEAPLDVDIKCGGRVVVLNTKNLPLVGEVGLGADLVRLDGNAMCSPGFSCDSALQVTYIVRGSGRAQIVGVDGKRVLETTVKAGNLFIVPRFFVVSKISDNDGLEWFSIITTPNPVFTHMAGRTSVWKALSSEVLQASFNVTPEVEKTFRSKRMNSEIFFAPTN, from the exons ATGGAGCTTGATTTGTCACCAAAACTAGCTCAGAAATCATACGGAGGTGCTGGTGGATCGTATCATGCATGGTGCCCTAACGATCTTCCGATGCTTAAACAAGGTAACATCGGTGCCGGAAAATTATTTCTCGAGAAAAACGGTTTAGCTCTACCGAGGTATTCGGATTCTGCTAAAGTTGCTTACGTTCTTCAAG GGAGTGGAGTTGCTGGCATTGTTCTGCCTGAAAAAGAAGAAAAAGTCCTAGCAATCAAAACTGGTGACGCAATTGCTCTCCCATTCGGTGTAGTCACATGGTGGTACAACAAAGAAGACACCGAGCTCCAAATCCTTTTCTTAGGTGACACCAAAACCGCCCACAAACCAGGCTCGTTCACCGACTTCTTCCTAACCGGCTCCAACGGCATCTTCACCGGTTTCTCCACCGAGTTCGTCTGCCGCGCTTGGGACATCGACGAATCCACCGCTAAATCACTCGTTAGCAACCAAAAAGACAACGGAATCATCAAACTTGATAGCGGTGTTAAAATGCCTGAACCAAATAAGGACCATAGGAACGGGATGGTGTTAAACTGTTTGGAAGCACCATTGGATGTTGATATCAAATGTGGTGGTAGGGTTGTTGTGTTGAACACTAAGAACTTGCCTTTGGTTGGTGAAGTTGGTTTGGGTGCTGATCTGGTTCGGTTAGATGGTAACGCTATGTGTTCTCCTGGGTTTTCGTGTGACTCTGCACTTCAAGTGACGTACATTGTTAGAGGAAGTGGGCGTGCTCAGattgttggtgttgatgggaagCGTGTTCTTGAAACTACTGTTAAGGCTGGGAATTTGTTTATTGTTCCGAGGTTCTTTGTTGTTTCTAAGATCTCTGATAATGATGGTTTGGAGTGGTTCTCCATTATTACTACTCCAAA CCCGGTATTTACTCATATGGCTGGAAGAACATCTGTATGGAAGGCGTTGTCTTCCGAGGTGTTGCAGGCTTCGTTCAATGTAACCCCTGAGGTGGAGAAGACGTTCCGCTCGAAGAGGATGAACAGCGAGATCTTCTTTGCGCCAACGAATTGA